The window CGTGATGGTAAAGCCCGCCTGGCGCTTGGGATTGTTCGGCGCTGCGCCGATCTTGTTCAGCTTGACGTCCAGGACGGTCGGCTGGGTCATGCCCATCAGGGTCAGATCGCCCGTCACCTTGGCCGTGGTCGGGCTTGTCAGCTCGACCTTGGTCGACTTGAAGGTTGCGGTGGGAAAGCCCGGGGCGTTCAGCCAGCGCGGTGCCTTCAGATGCTCGTCGCGACCGGTATGCGCCGACAGCAGGCTGTCGATATAGACCGTGGCCTCCACCCGGGATTTGTCGGGCGCGGCTTCATCCAGGAAGACCGTACCTTCGGTCTTGGCGAACAGGCCGATCACCGAGTTGAAGCCAAACCGGTCGATGATGAACATCGTCTCGGTATGGGCCTCGTCGAGCTTGTAGGCGACCTCGGCGGCAAGGGTCGGTGCAGCGGCGACCGACAGGGCAGCCCCGGCGATCATGGCGGCGAGCAGGCGTTTCATGGAGCGTCTCCTTCGTCTTTCCCAGGCGGGACCGAGAGGGACTGTTCATCGCCCTGTTGCGCTGCGCAAGCCGGAAACGAAGCCCTCCGCCGAGGACTTCGTTTGGGTCAACCGGCCCGGTCAGCCAGCAGATCGTCCAGCTGCTCAAACTGGATGGGCAAGCCGGCGGCCGACCCCTGGAGGGCTTCGTCACAGCCTTCCTTGTTGGGATAGAGCTCACTCAGCGTGAGGAGCGTCTTCCCACCGAGGTCCTTAAAGGTGACGGTCGTCACCGTGATCTCGCCGCTCTCCTCATTGGTCCAGACGATGCGCGAGGGCGGCACCACGTCGGTATACTTGCCGAAAAAGGCCATGGCATTGGCAGCGTCCAGCCCGAACTCCAGGCGGTAGCCGCCCCCGGTGCGCACATCCATTTCACAGGCCCTAAGCGGCACCCCCAAGGCCTTGGGGACCCACCAGCGCTGAAAGATTTCGGGCCTGGACCAGGCCTCGAACACAATCTCCGGCGGGGCGTTGAACTGCCGGGTCACGACCAGTTCCCGGTCAGACTTCCGCTCCACCACGGTCTCATTCACTCCCGACATTTTGGCCCTCCCCCTGCTTCAGTTCATCGATGATGTCGTCCAGCGCGTCGAAGCGCAGCGCCCAGCGTTGCCGGTAGCGCTCGATCCACGCCGCCTCATCCTCCAGCCTGCCCGGCCCCAGCCGACACGTCCGAACGCGGCCGGTCTTCTCGGTTACGACCAGGCCGGCCTGCTCCAGAATGCTGATGTGCTTCTTGATGCCCGTGAGGGTCATGTTGAACCGCACGGCGAGGGCAGTGATCGAGCACTCGCCGTGCCCAAGCTGTTCCAGCACGCCCCGACGGGTGGCGTCCGAGAGCGCGGCAAAGGCGGCATCGAGCGGGGCGAGTTTGTACTGAACCATTTGGTTCAGTATTTATCACGGCTACGCCAACCGCAAGCCCCAAATGAAAAGCCCCCGGCCGGGGGCGGCCGAGGGCTCTGACAACGATCCTTTGGAGAAGGACCCTTAGTTCTTGGTGACATCCACCAGCTTGTTCTTGGCGATCCAGGGCATCATGTCGCGCAGGCGGCCACCGACCTCTTCGATCTGGTGCTCGGCCGAGCGGCGACGGGTCGCCTTGAAGCTGGGCTGGCCAACGGCGTTTTCCAGCATGAAGTCGCGAACGAACTTGCCCGACTGGATGTCTTCCAGCACGCGCTTCATCTCGGCCTTGGTTTCCGGCGTGATGATCCGCGGGCCGGTGACATATTCGCCGTACTCGGCCGTGTTGCTGATCGAATAGTTCATGTTGGCGATGCCGCCTTCGTACATGAGGTCGACGATCAGCTTCAGTTCGTGCAGGCACTCAAAATAGGCCATTTCAGGCGCGTATCCGGCTTCCACCAGCACTTCGAAGCCCGCGCGAACCAGCTCGACCGTACCGCCGCACAGGACGGCCTGTTCGCCGAACAGGTCGGTCTCGCACTCTTCGCGGAAATTGGTTTCGATGATGCCCGAGCGGCCGCCGCCGATGGCGCTGGCATAGGCCAGGCCCAGGTCGTGGGCATTGCCGGTGGCGTTGTGGTGCACCGCGATCAGGCAGGGCACGCCGCCGCCCTTCTGATACTCGCCGCGCACGGTATGGCCGGGGCCCTTGGGCGCGACCATCAGGACGTCGATGGTGTCCTTGGGCTCGATCAGGCCGAAGTGCACGTTCAGGCCGTGGGCGAACAGCAGGGCCGCACCGTCACGGATGTTGGGGGCGATGTCGT of the Caulobacter henricii genome contains:
- a CDS encoding ArsR/SmtB family transcription factor produces the protein MVQYKLAPLDAAFAALSDATRRGVLEQLGHGECSITALAVRFNMTLTGIKKHISILEQAGLVVTEKTGRVRTCRLGPGRLEDEAAWIERYRQRWALRFDALDDIIDELKQGEGQNVGSE
- the ilvC gene encoding ketol-acid reductoisomerase, which gives rise to MRVYYDRDADLARILDKKIAIVGYGSQGHAHALNLRDSGAKNVAVALRAGSATAKKAEGEGLKVMTVAEAAAWADLIMILAPDEHQAAIYKNDIAPNIRDGAALLFAHGLNVHFGLIEPKDTIDVLMVAPKGPGHTVRGEYQKGGGVPCLIAVHHNATGNAHDLGLAYASAIGGGRSGIIETNFREECETDLFGEQAVLCGGTVELVRAGFEVLVEAGYAPEMAYFECLHELKLIVDLMYEGGIANMNYSISNTAEYGEYVTGPRIITPETKAEMKRVLEDIQSGKFVRDFMLENAVGQPSFKATRRRSAEHQIEEVGGRLRDMMPWIAKNKLVDVTKN
- a CDS encoding YceI family protein, with translation MKRLLAAMIAGAALSVAAAPTLAAEVAYKLDEAHTETMFIIDRFGFNSVIGLFAKTEGTVFLDEAAPDKSRVEATVYIDSLLSAHTGRDEHLKAPRWLNAPGFPTATFKSTKVELTSPTTAKVTGDLTLMGMTQPTVLDVKLNKIGAAPNNPKRQAGFTITGTISRKAFGSTTGAGAIGDSVAIRIEALGIAQ
- a CDS encoding SRPBCC family protein, with product MSGVNETVVERKSDRELVVTRQFNAPPEIVFEAWSRPEIFQRWWVPKALGVPLRACEMDVRTGGGYRLEFGLDAANAMAFFGKYTDVVPPSRIVWTNEESGEITVTTVTFKDLGGKTLLTLSELYPNKEGCDEALQGSAAGLPIQFEQLDDLLADRAG